The following proteins are co-located in the Noviherbaspirillum sp. UKPF54 genome:
- a CDS encoding CzcE family metal-binding protein has product MKQPFIGVLVVVLLTACAHRGAESPVAFLGDPAPLNAATETIAIRPDTKWVNVTGGDIVRFDVGEKSFAWTFNVASGISTFDLRRVAPPGMLDHRVDAYVAPDPKYMGGDGDSRL; this is encoded by the coding sequence ATGAAGCAGCCATTCATCGGCGTATTGGTTGTCGTGCTACTGACTGCATGCGCGCACCGGGGGGCAGAATCCCCGGTTGCCTTCTTGGGCGACCCGGCGCCGTTAAACGCCGCCACGGAAACCATCGCCATCCGGCCGGACACCAAATGGGTCAATGTCACCGGCGGCGACATCGTGAGGTTCGATGTAGGTGAAAAATCTTTCGCCTGGACATTCAACGTCGCAAGCGGCATCAGCACCTTCGATTTGCGCCGCGTCGCGCCGCCCGGGATGCTTGACCATCGTGTGGATGCCTATGTCGCGCCCGATCCGAAGTACATGGGCGGCGATGGCGACAGCCGCCTGTGA
- a CDS encoding YbaN family protein: MATATVKILLNIIGIIAVLLAILGIFLPLLPTTPFLLLASACFVRGSERLHGWLLTNRLFGEYLRNIEEKRGIPLKGKIMTLILLWASLAFSIYTVRPLLLKGMLVLIGLGVSAWILRMKTLRYDD; this comes from the coding sequence ATGGCCACGGCGACCGTGAAAATCCTGTTGAACATCATCGGCATTATCGCCGTCCTGCTGGCAATTCTCGGCATCTTCCTGCCGCTCTTGCCGACCACGCCCTTCCTGCTGCTGGCGTCGGCCTGCTTCGTGCGCGGCTCTGAACGCCTGCACGGCTGGCTGTTGACCAATCGCCTGTTCGGCGAATACCTGCGCAACATCGAGGAAAAGCGCGGCATTCCGCTCAAGGGCAAGATCATGACGCTGATCCTGCTCTGGGCCTCGCTGGCATTTTCCATCTATACGGTTCGCCCCTTGCTGCTCAAGGGCATGCTGGTGCTGATCGGACTCGGCGTCAGCGCCTGGATACTGCGCATGAAGACGCTGAGATACGATGACTAA
- a CDS encoding pyridoxamine 5'-phosphate oxidase family protein: protein MDVDKQANEGMEKVAQLVEEIKFAMLTTCEHGDTLHSRPMTTLQMDSDGYLWFFTSLDSHKVDDVSEQASVNLAYARPDKQDYLSVAGTAELVRDRKKMEELWTPWLQPWFRDGLDDPNLALLKVKLEEAYYWDAPGSAVKRLYGLAKGILTGKTDALGEHGRAHPPH, encoded by the coding sequence ATGGATGTGGACAAGCAAGCCAACGAAGGCATGGAAAAGGTGGCGCAGCTCGTTGAGGAAATCAAGTTCGCGATGCTGACGACATGCGAGCACGGCGACACCCTGCATAGCCGGCCGATGACGACGCTGCAAATGGACAGCGACGGCTACCTGTGGTTTTTTACGAGCCTCGATTCCCACAAGGTCGACGACGTCAGCGAGCAAGCCAGCGTGAACCTGGCCTATGCCCGCCCTGACAAGCAGGACTACCTGTCGGTTGCGGGCACCGCCGAACTGGTGCGCGACCGCAAGAAAATGGAAGAATTGTGGACGCCGTGGCTGCAACCCTGGTTCCGCGACGGTCTGGACGACCCCAATCTTGCGCTGCTGAAGGTCAAGCTCGAAGAGGCTTACTACTGGGATGCGCCCGGCAGCGCGGTCAAGCGCCTGTACGGCCTGGCGAAGGGGATATTAACCGGCAAGACCGACGCCCTGGGCGAGCACGGCAGGGCACATCCGCCGCACTGA
- a CDS encoding LysR family transcriptional regulator: protein MKNLAFDWNDLKYFLAVARQGGLSGAASALGTSASTVSRHIDALEGRLAATLFLRQQTGYLLTDDGSALLKHVEQVEQAMMAAERNGPLSVQRQVSGQVRLATTETLASHLIVPHLPDFRRRYPQLQVEINIGLTRANLSRREADLALRIVAPDPDDGAGDYIASRVGKMDFGVYCKSGLLPPAPAEADDDAWLSLDYVSWDESWADLPTAKWLHAAYRGKRPVLACNSALAQHVAVRAGMGVGMLPCFIGDRDPALQRVGRDRLSLSRDLWLVYHRDLKASQRVIAMRDFVTELVDTFLCADGQSL from the coding sequence ATGAAAAATCTCGCCTTCGACTGGAACGATCTGAAATACTTCCTGGCGGTCGCGCGCCAAGGCGGGCTGAGCGGCGCAGCAAGCGCGCTCGGCACCAGCGCGTCGACGGTGTCGCGCCATATCGACGCATTGGAGGGGCGCCTGGCGGCAACCCTGTTCCTGCGCCAGCAAACCGGCTATCTGCTGACGGACGACGGCAGCGCACTGTTGAAGCACGTCGAACAGGTCGAGCAGGCGATGATGGCGGCCGAACGCAACGGCCCCTTGTCGGTGCAACGGCAAGTGTCGGGGCAGGTGCGCCTGGCCACCACGGAAACGCTGGCCTCGCATCTGATCGTGCCGCATCTGCCCGATTTTCGCCGGCGTTATCCGCAGTTGCAGGTGGAAATCAACATCGGATTGACACGCGCCAACCTGTCGCGGCGCGAGGCCGACCTGGCGCTGCGCATCGTGGCGCCCGACCCGGACGACGGCGCCGGCGACTATATCGCCAGCCGTGTCGGCAAGATGGACTTCGGCGTGTATTGCAAGTCCGGATTGCTGCCGCCCGCGCCGGCGGAAGCGGACGACGACGCGTGGCTGTCGCTCGATTATGTTTCCTGGGACGAGTCCTGGGCCGACCTGCCGACGGCGAAATGGCTGCACGCCGCATATCGCGGAAAGCGGCCCGTCCTAGCCTGCAACAGCGCGCTGGCCCAGCATGTGGCGGTGCGGGCCGGGATGGGCGTGGGCATGCTGCCTTGCTTCATTGGAGACCGCGACCCGGCGTTGCAGCGCGTCGGCCGCGATCGCCTGTCGCTGTCGCGCGACCTGTGGCTGGTCTATCACCGCGACCTGAAAGCCAGCCAGCGGGTCATCGCGATGCGCGATTTCGTCACGGAGCTGGTCGACACCTTCCTGTGTGCGGACGGACAGAGCCTGTGA
- a CDS encoding glycoside hydrolase family 5 protein yields the protein MSDEAHHSPGRRAVLISLLGAVASAACGGGGGNSPQPAPPTSAGTSDPPPAPVSRLALNGSSMLAPDGTPVILRGINEGTWGEMRSYDAATIAAQGGQVVRVLIRWWGLYGGTDVESRADPSPGHFKPDHLSRFLQEIQWCIDAGLWVIPVIDSNCGQNGLQDAAMAQYCDPSGTYPGGRNFWTDLAQRQLFKEAWVYLAGILKDYPKIAFYELLPEPLAGRDSSYGDDVSAFYQELMAAIEDQAGDKRTPILVGPRDAYNINLCDEAYIADPRWTNRVVYTGNLFIRTNQTQQQNIANLESRLGALVNMKTARNVPVFIQQFGVRSGDDPDQFYLDAGLSRLNAAGVGYTGWQWRQNTSSPSEYAVVIEDATTGADVVKTAVLAVYSKYWKA from the coding sequence ATGAGTGACGAGGCGCACCACTCGCCGGGCCGCAGGGCGGTTCTGATATCGCTGCTGGGCGCAGTGGCATCCGCGGCGTGCGGCGGGGGTGGCGGAAACTCGCCGCAGCCGGCACCGCCCACGTCGGCTGGAACGTCCGATCCGCCGCCGGCACCGGTATCCAGGCTGGCGCTGAATGGTTCAAGCATGCTGGCGCCGGATGGGACCCCGGTCATTCTTCGCGGCATTAATGAGGGCACCTGGGGCGAGATGCGCAGCTACGATGCGGCGACGATTGCCGCCCAGGGCGGGCAAGTGGTCCGCGTCCTGATCCGCTGGTGGGGATTGTACGGCGGCACGGATGTCGAAAGCCGGGCAGATCCGTCCCCCGGGCATTTCAAGCCGGACCATCTGAGCCGGTTTCTGCAGGAGATTCAGTGGTGCATCGATGCCGGGCTGTGGGTCATCCCGGTCATCGACTCCAACTGCGGGCAGAATGGATTGCAGGATGCGGCCATGGCGCAGTATTGCGATCCGAGCGGAACGTATCCTGGCGGCCGCAACTTCTGGACCGACCTGGCCCAGCGCCAGTTGTTCAAGGAAGCATGGGTCTATCTCGCCGGCATTCTCAAGGACTATCCGAAGATCGCCTTCTACGAGTTGTTGCCCGAGCCTCTGGCAGGCAGGGATTCATCCTATGGCGACGACGTATCGGCTTTCTACCAGGAGCTGATGGCCGCCATCGAAGATCAGGCCGGTGACAAGAGAACCCCGATTCTCGTCGGGCCACGGGATGCCTACAACATCAACCTGTGCGATGAAGCGTATATCGCCGATCCGCGCTGGACGAACCGGGTGGTCTATACCGGCAATCTCTTCATACGCACGAACCAGACGCAGCAGCAAAACATCGCCAACCTGGAGAGCCGGCTGGGCGCGCTGGTGAATATGAAGACGGCGCGGAATGTCCCGGTATTCATCCAGCAGTTCGGGGTGCGGAGCGGCGACGACCCGGACCAGTTTTATCTCGACGCCGGGCTGAGCCGCCTGAATGCGGCCGGCGTCGGCTACACCGGCTGGCAGTGGCGGCAAAACACGTCCAGCCCCAGCGAATACGCAGTCGTCATCGAAGATGCGACGACCGGAGCCGATGTCGTCAAAACGGCCGTCCTTGCGGTGTATTCAAAGTACTGGAAGGCGTAA
- a CDS encoding RNA methyltransferase: MQIEFIRQRLRALGAGPIHEQRVLRDWVRARPHDQVRRRLDDFFPKALREALPALDVELHGLARLLSSHPTEDGAARLLVGLNDGQTVESVLLPRGGLCVSSQVGCAVGCQFCMTGRSGLIRQVTSGEIVAQVALARMQRAVKKVVFMGMGEPAHNLNNVMEAIELLGTEGNIGHKNLVFSTVGDVRVFERLPQGVVKPALALSLHTTKPDLRERLLPRAPRLTPRELVELGEQYARLTHYPVQYQWTLLEGINDGEDEMDGIVDLLKGKYAILNMIPYNTIPDLQFRRPSWEHARDILRRLHRRGVLTKLRDSAGQEVDGGCGQLRARAIADQPRSIAIHPA; encoded by the coding sequence ATGCAAATCGAATTCATCCGCCAGCGCCTGCGCGCGCTGGGCGCCGGACCGATCCACGAGCAGCGCGTGCTGCGCGACTGGGTGCGAGCCCGGCCGCATGACCAGGTGCGCCGACGCCTCGACGACTTCTTTCCCAAGGCGCTGCGCGAGGCGCTGCCGGCGCTCGACGTCGAACTGCACGGGCTGGCGCGCCTGCTGTCGTCCCATCCGACCGAGGATGGCGCGGCGCGCCTGCTGGTCGGGCTCAACGACGGCCAGACCGTGGAAAGCGTGCTGCTGCCGCGCGGCGGGCTGTGCGTTTCCAGCCAGGTCGGCTGCGCGGTCGGTTGTCAGTTCTGCATGACCGGGCGCAGCGGGCTGATCCGCCAGGTCACCAGCGGCGAGATCGTCGCCCAGGTCGCGCTGGCGCGCATGCAGCGCGCGGTGAAAAAGGTGGTCTTCATGGGCATGGGCGAGCCCGCCCACAACCTGAACAACGTGATGGAGGCGATCGAGCTGCTGGGCACCGAGGGCAATATCGGGCACAAGAACCTGGTGTTCTCGACGGTGGGTGACGTGCGCGTGTTCGAGCGCCTGCCGCAGGGCGTGGTCAAGCCGGCGCTGGCGCTGTCGCTGCACACGACCAAGCCGGACTTGCGCGAACGGCTGCTGCCGCGCGCGCCGCGCCTGACACCGAGAGAGCTGGTGGAGCTGGGCGAGCAGTACGCCCGCCTTACCCATTATCCGGTGCAATACCAGTGGACCCTGCTGGAGGGAATCAACGACGGTGAGGATGAGATGGATGGCATCGTCGACCTGCTCAAGGGGAAGTACGCGATATTGAACATGATCCCCTACAACACGATTCCCGACCTGCAGTTCAGGCGCCCGTCGTGGGAGCATGCGCGCGACATCCTGCGCCGCCTGCACCGGCGCGGCGTGCTGACCAAGCTGCGCGATTCGGCGGGGCAGGAAGTCGATGGCGGCTGCGGGCAGTTACGGGCGCGCGCAATCGCGGATCAGCCGCGCAGCATTGCGATCCATCCCGCCTGA
- a CDS encoding DMT family transporter, which produces MQTWYVLLAIAAGTVLPLQVGVNSTLRQGIGSPVVAALISFAVGSACLLAYAIVSRAAWPTAQALGKLPPWAWIGGALGAYYVATAILVAPKLGAANLVCLTITAQLLTSLVLDHYGLIGFAQHGINTARIAGALLLVAGTVMIVKY; this is translated from the coding sequence ATGCAAACATGGTATGTATTGCTGGCCATTGCCGCCGGCACGGTCTTGCCGCTCCAGGTCGGCGTCAACAGCACCCTGCGCCAGGGCATCGGCAGTCCCGTCGTCGCCGCCCTCATCTCGTTTGCGGTGGGCAGCGCCTGCCTGCTGGCATATGCGATTGTCTCGCGCGCGGCCTGGCCGACCGCGCAGGCGCTCGGCAAGCTGCCGCCATGGGCATGGATCGGCGGCGCGCTCGGCGCGTATTACGTGGCGACCGCCATCCTCGTCGCGCCGAAGCTGGGCGCGGCCAACCTGGTGTGCCTGACCATCACCGCGCAATTGCTCACGTCGCTAGTGCTGGACCACTACGGCCTGATCGGCTTCGCCCAGCATGGCATCAATACGGCGCGCATCGCCGGCGCCCTGCTGCTCGTGGCGGGGACGGTGATGATCGTGAAGTACTGA
- a CDS encoding DMT family transporter — protein MTHSWTYLKLLLTTLFWASVFHLGKYAVALMSPLSLGAWRFLLAAAVLLPFVAYREGWPLPALRRNAPPLLLMSALGVFGFNVSLFYGLRLTSAVNGALIMAFNPALTVVLSALINREPIARRQAIGLLLGLIGVIVVVSKGSWHALAAMSFSTGDLLVFLGSLGWAAYSVIPKRFVHGLSTMQVTGSTITGGAALMAAFAVAATPDFLTPPSLPVAAAIVFMGLFGSVLAYLWWNQGIQKLGAASAAVFINLVPIFAALIGLLLGQSISAAQAGGAALVIAGVLCSSGAIRFPSPRPALRQAQTCR, from the coding sequence ATGACCCATTCCTGGACCTATCTGAAACTGCTGCTGACCACCCTCTTCTGGGCTTCGGTTTTCCACCTCGGGAAGTATGCGGTCGCGCTGATGTCGCCCCTGTCGCTCGGCGCCTGGCGCTTTCTGCTCGCGGCGGCGGTGCTGCTGCCCTTCGTCGCCTATCGCGAGGGCTGGCCGCTGCCGGCGCTACGGCGCAACGCGCCGCCCTTGCTGCTGATGTCGGCGCTCGGCGTGTTCGGATTCAATGTCAGCCTGTTCTACGGGCTGCGCCTCACATCCGCAGTCAACGGCGCGCTGATCATGGCCTTCAACCCGGCCCTGACGGTGGTGCTGTCGGCGCTGATCAATCGCGAACCGATCGCGCGGCGCCAGGCGATCGGCCTGCTGCTCGGCCTGATCGGCGTCATCGTCGTGGTGAGCAAGGGATCGTGGCATGCGCTGGCGGCGATGTCGTTCTCGACCGGCGATCTGCTGGTGTTCCTTGGCAGCCTGGGATGGGCGGCGTACTCGGTGATTCCGAAACGCTTCGTCCATGGCCTGTCGACGATGCAGGTCACCGGCAGCACGATCACCGGAGGCGCCGCCCTGATGGCTGCGTTCGCCGTGGCGGCGACGCCGGATTTCCTGACGCCGCCGTCTCTTCCCGTTGCGGCAGCGATCGTCTTCATGGGCTTGTTCGGCTCGGTGCTGGCCTACCTGTGGTGGAACCAGGGCATCCAGAAGCTGGGCGCGGCGTCGGCCGCCGTGTTCATCAACCTGGTGCCGATCTTCGCCGCCCTGATCGGCTTGCTGCTCGGGCAATCGATCTCGGCTGCGCAGGCCGGCGGCGCGGCGCTGGTGATAGCGGGCGTGCTGTGCTCCTCCGGTGCGATCAGATTCCCCTCGCCCCGGCCGGCGCTGCGGCAAGCCCAAACATGCCGCTGA
- the infA gene encoding translation initiation factor IF-1 — MAKEDLLEMNGLVTEVLPDSRFRVDLENGHQLIAYTSGKMRQHHIRILAGDKVSIELSPYDLSKGRITFRHLEQRGPARTGGYQRRR; from the coding sequence ATGGCTAAAGAAGACTTGCTCGAAATGAATGGCCTCGTCACCGAAGTGCTGCCGGATTCGCGTTTTCGCGTCGATCTCGAGAATGGACACCAGCTGATCGCCTATACCTCGGGAAAGATGCGCCAGCACCATATCCGCATCCTGGCCGGCGACAAGGTATCGATTGAATTGTCGCCCTACGACTTGAGCAAGGGCCGGATCACCTTCCGTCATCTCGAACAGCGCGGTCCCGCCCGCACCGGCGGCTACCAGCGCCGCCGCTGA
- a CDS encoding benzoate/H(+) symporter BenE family transporter, protein MQFAKDFSLSAVAAGFVTVLVGFTSSAVIVFQAARALGAGPVEIASWMWALGLGMGLTCILLSLRYRVPVVTAWSTPGAAMLITGAAGVALPEATGAFLLSAAMITFCGFSGLFERMISRIPVSLASGMLAGVLLRFGMDVFVAMKTQFALALAMFVAYLAGRRLFPRYAVIVTLLLGIAIAAAQGLLHMDGVRLELAQPKWIAPGFSLAATIGVALPLFVVTMASQNVPGVAVIRSFGYAVPISPVIGWTGVANLLLAPLGGYALNLAAITAAICMSPEAHEDAKRRYVAAVAAGFFYLLVGVFGATVGAVFAAFPKELVLVIAGLALFGTIGNGLAAALANEREREPALVTFLVTASGVTLFGVGSAFWGLVAGVVAMLALQGGKK, encoded by the coding sequence ATGCAATTCGCCAAGGATTTTTCGCTGTCCGCCGTCGCCGCCGGCTTCGTCACCGTGCTGGTCGGCTTCACCAGTTCCGCCGTCATCGTGTTCCAGGCAGCGCGCGCGCTGGGCGCCGGCCCGGTCGAGATCGCGTCGTGGATGTGGGCGCTCGGGCTGGGCATGGGGCTGACCTGCATCCTGCTGTCGCTGCGCTATCGCGTGCCCGTGGTCACCGCCTGGTCGACGCCGGGCGCGGCCATGCTGATCACGGGCGCGGCCGGCGTGGCGCTGCCGGAGGCGACCGGCGCCTTCCTGCTGTCGGCGGCGATGATTACTTTTTGCGGGTTTTCCGGCCTGTTCGAGCGCATGATCAGCCGCATTCCGGTGTCGCTCGCCTCCGGCATGCTGGCCGGCGTGCTGCTGCGCTTCGGGATGGATGTGTTCGTGGCGATGAAGACGCAGTTCGCGCTGGCGCTGGCGATGTTCGTCGCCTACCTGGCCGGCCGCCGTTTGTTTCCGCGCTATGCGGTGATCGTGACGCTGTTGCTCGGCATTGCCATTGCCGCCGCCCAGGGCTTGCTGCACATGGACGGCGTGCGGCTGGAACTGGCGCAGCCGAAATGGATCGCGCCGGGGTTTTCGCTGGCGGCGACGATCGGCGTGGCGCTGCCGCTGTTCGTGGTGACGATGGCATCGCAAAACGTGCCGGGCGTGGCGGTCATCCGCTCCTTCGGCTACGCGGTACCGATTTCGCCGGTGATCGGCTGGACCGGCGTCGCCAACCTGCTGCTGGCGCCCCTGGGCGGCTACGCGCTGAACCTGGCCGCGATCACGGCGGCCATCTGCATGAGCCCGGAAGCACATGAAGACGCCAAGCGCCGCTACGTGGCGGCGGTCGCGGCGGGCTTCTTTTACCTGCTGGTCGGCGTGTTCGGCGCAACCGTCGGCGCGGTGTTCGCCGCGTTCCCGAAAGAGCTGGTGCTGGTGATCGCCGGCCTGGCGCTGTTCGGCACCATCGGCAACGGGCTGGCCGCCGCGCTGGCCAACGAGCGCGAACGCGAACCGGCGCTCGTCACCTTCCTGGTGACCGCGTCCGGCGTGACGCTGTTCGGCGTGGGCTCGGCATTCTGGGGACTGGTGGCCGGCGTGGTGGCGATGCTGGCGCTGCAGGGCGGGAAGAAATAG
- a CDS encoding DUF1488 family protein has protein sequence MNQPLNAPRLSPEGVAFTVVVDYARRDCLITTQALCKLRAVDGDNPHADIMGIFKTFEAYIHGIARRLAAAGVTGSPLILRPETFASPRTR, from the coding sequence ATGAACCAACCGCTCAACGCGCCGCGCCTCTCGCCCGAAGGCGTGGCCTTTACCGTCGTGGTGGATTATGCCAGGCGCGATTGCCTGATCACGACGCAAGCGCTTTGCAAGCTGCGCGCCGTCGACGGCGACAACCCGCACGCCGACATCATGGGCATCTTCAAGACCTTCGAAGCGTACATCCACGGCATCGCGCGACGGCTGGCCGCCGCCGGCGTGACCGGCTCGCCGCTAATCTTGCGGCCGGAAACCTTTGCCTCGCCGCGCACGCGGTAA
- a CDS encoding tetratricopeptide repeat protein: MKSIRDRLVPSLFLALAVAMSAASAGGFEDAQDDYASGRFDRAYAVFSREAERGNPDAQLYLGAMYENGQGVDRDYRLAAQWYERAAGQNNPVACYNLAQLYFEGEGIARDAGKALALFEKAASLGLDDANRQLSSMYLLGKGVPQDDRLAASWLARSAEYGNPGAQFNLGKMYFDGRGVPQDYEKAEHWWMRAARQGHAKAQYSLGVAYYHGSGLPKNVRKAIPWLAKAAAQGEADAQLRIGVMNYLGQDVALNYTQAIYWFEKAAAQGDERAQFALGAAYEDGRGVAQDATQAAAWFAKAADRGYAIAQYRLASLYETGRGVPQDAIQAHKWFALAGKGGYADAERKMQAIERGMSAGQVAESGQLAQRWSKENGAPGRGNVAPGMQ, translated from the coding sequence GTGAAATCCATCAGAGACCGGCTCGTGCCATCCCTGTTCCTGGCGCTTGCCGTCGCCATGAGCGCCGCATCGGCGGGCGGATTCGAGGACGCGCAGGACGATTACGCATCCGGAAGGTTTGACCGCGCCTATGCGGTGTTTTCCAGGGAGGCCGAGCGCGGCAATCCCGATGCCCAGCTTTACCTGGGCGCGATGTACGAGAACGGGCAGGGCGTCGATCGCGACTATCGGCTGGCGGCGCAGTGGTACGAGCGCGCGGCCGGGCAGAACAACCCGGTGGCATGCTACAACCTGGCCCAGCTGTATTTCGAGGGGGAAGGCATTGCCCGCGACGCCGGCAAGGCACTGGCGCTGTTCGAAAAGGCGGCGTCGCTGGGGCTCGATGATGCCAACCGCCAGCTCAGTTCCATGTACCTGCTTGGCAAGGGCGTGCCGCAGGACGATCGCCTGGCGGCATCCTGGCTTGCCAGGTCGGCCGAATACGGCAACCCCGGCGCCCAGTTCAATCTGGGCAAGATGTATTTCGACGGCCGAGGCGTCCCGCAGGACTATGAGAAGGCGGAGCACTGGTGGATGCGCGCGGCGAGGCAGGGGCATGCCAAGGCCCAGTACAGCCTGGGCGTGGCCTACTATCACGGCAGCGGCTTGCCGAAAAACGTCAGGAAGGCGATTCCCTGGCTTGCCAAGGCTGCCGCCCAGGGGGAGGCGGATGCCCAGCTGCGCATCGGCGTGATGAATTACCTGGGACAGGATGTCGCTCTGAACTATACGCAGGCCATCTACTGGTTCGAAAAAGCGGCCGCCCAGGGCGACGAGCGCGCCCAGTTCGCGTTGGGCGCTGCCTACGAGGATGGGCGCGGGGTCGCGCAGGATGCCACGCAGGCGGCGGCATGGTTTGCGAAAGCGGCGGACCGGGGGTATGCCATCGCGCAGTATCGCCTCGCATCGTTATATGAGACCGGGCGCGGCGTGCCGCAGGACGCGATCCAGGCGCACAAGTGGTTCGCGCTGGCAGGCAAGGGCGGTTATGCCGACGCCGAGCGCAAGATGCAGGCGATCGAGCGCGGCATGAGCGCCGGGCAGGTCGCCGAATCGGGCCAGCTGGCGCAGCGCTGGTCGAAAGAGAACGGCGCCCCCGGTCGCGGCAACGTCGCGCCTGGCATGCAGTAG
- a CDS encoding cold-shock protein, with translation MTTQTGTVKWFNDSKGFGFIKPDEGGDDLFAHFQDIQSTGFKSLAENQRVSFERGMGPKGAKATNIRPI, from the coding sequence ATGACTACGCAAACCGGCACCGTAAAATGGTTCAACGACTCCAAGGGCTTCGGCTTCATCAAGCCCGACGAGGGCGGCGACGACCTCTTCGCGCACTTCCAGGACATTCAGTCCACCGGCTTCAAGAGCCTCGCTGAAAACCAGCGCGTGTCCTTCGAGCGCGGCATGGGCCCGAAGGGCGCCAAGGCAACGAATATTCGCCCCATCTAA
- a CDS encoding glycine zipper 2TM domain-containing protein yields the protein MLRKILSTGVIAALPLMAAASEYQIVERPRQECWNEQVAVQSGGQGYGGAIVGGIAGGLLGNQVGGGNGKTVATAVGAATGAVVGDRMAAQGAPQGTSYRTVQRCRTVVERVRVPVEREGGRFCPPGQAKKGNC from the coding sequence ATGTTGCGCAAAATACTGAGCACCGGCGTGATTGCCGCCCTGCCCTTGATGGCAGCCGCAAGCGAATATCAAATCGTCGAGCGCCCGCGCCAGGAATGCTGGAACGAGCAAGTCGCAGTGCAGTCGGGCGGACAGGGATACGGCGGCGCCATCGTCGGCGGCATCGCGGGCGGCCTTCTGGGCAACCAGGTCGGCGGCGGGAATGGAAAAACCGTGGCGACCGCGGTCGGTGCGGCCACCGGCGCCGTGGTCGGCGACCGGATGGCGGCGCAGGGTGCGCCCCAGGGCACGTCCTACCGGACCGTGCAGCGCTGCCGGACCGTGGTGGAACGGGTGCGGGTGCCGGTCGAACGCGAGGGCGGCCGGTTCTGCCCCCCGGGTCAGGCCAAGAAGGGGAATTGCTAG
- a CDS encoding enoyl-CoA hydratase/isomerase family protein: MPSILCEENDGIALVTINRPEVLNALNIDVLQRLSELLDALKTRESVRAVILTGAGAAAFSAGADIRYLHRATPLEVREYARLAVRITNQIEDLGKVTVAALNGYAYGGGLELAESCMLRIAARHAMLGHPEVRIGAVAGFGGTTRLPRLVGKGRAAEMLLRGRAVDAEEALKIGLVQGIADADQLMDETGTIVRDILQQSPAAVRLTWEALHRGLNMTLEESAALGADLFGLAASTEDFRTGTRAFIEKTRPAYRGR; the protein is encoded by the coding sequence ATGCCATCCATCCTCTGCGAGGAAAACGACGGGATCGCGCTGGTGACGATCAACCGGCCGGAAGTGCTCAATGCGCTCAACATCGACGTGCTGCAGCGCCTGTCGGAATTGCTCGATGCGCTGAAGACGCGCGAATCGGTGCGGGCCGTGATCCTGACCGGCGCGGGGGCGGCCGCATTCTCGGCGGGCGCGGACATCCGCTATCTGCACCGCGCGACGCCCCTGGAAGTGCGCGAGTATGCGCGCCTGGCGGTCAGGATCACGAACCAAATCGAGGACCTCGGCAAGGTGACGGTGGCCGCGCTCAATGGCTATGCGTATGGTGGCGGCCTGGAACTGGCCGAATCGTGCATGCTGCGCATCGCGGCCCGCCACGCCATGCTCGGTCATCCGGAGGTGCGCATCGGCGCGGTGGCCGGATTCGGCGGCACGACCCGCCTGCCGCGCCTGGTCGGCAAGGGACGCGCCGCGGAAATGCTGCTGCGCGGCCGTGCCGTGGATGCCGAGGAAGCGTTGAAGATCGGCCTGGTGCAAGGTATCGCCGATGCCGACCAATTGATGGATGAAACCGGGACGATCGTGCGCGACATACTGCAACAATCGCCTGCGGCCGTGCGGCTCACCTGGGAGGCGCTGCACCGGGGGCTCAACATGACGCTCGAGGAGTCGGCGGCACTGGGCGCCGATTTGTTCGGCCTGGCCGCATCGACGGAAGATTTCCGCACCGGCACGCGCGCATTTATCGAGAAGACGCGGCCAGCCTATCGCGGCAGATAA